The following are encoded in a window of Sutcliffiella horikoshii genomic DNA:
- the aroE gene encoding shikimate dehydrogenase, with the protein MKSLYGVIGSPIAHSMSPLIHNDAFLQKGVDAYYHAFHVDPEELETAVAGMRALGVNGFNVTIPHKEAIIPLLDRVEDAALQIGAVNTVVNRNGELIGYNTDGRGFVEALKEVVKLKDKHVLIIGAGGAARAIFYTLALEEGVQIDICNRTVSKAEDLIKEFSLERIARSITVDQAAREIQRYDVVVQTTSVGMHPKINDIPLPLKSIKHHAVFSDIIYNPIETKLLQEAKSIGAITQNGIHMFAYQAALAFEIWTGKFPDTVRMKKLVEEHLGGKTC; encoded by the coding sequence ATGAAGAGTCTTTACGGAGTGATCGGGTCTCCCATCGCACATTCCATGTCTCCACTCATCCATAATGATGCCTTTCTTCAAAAAGGGGTGGACGCCTATTATCATGCTTTTCATGTGGATCCTGAGGAGTTAGAGACGGCGGTAGCAGGTATGCGTGCCCTTGGTGTCAATGGATTCAATGTAACCATCCCTCATAAAGAAGCGATTATACCTTTGTTAGATAGAGTGGAAGATGCAGCTCTTCAAATTGGCGCTGTTAACACGGTGGTAAATAGAAATGGCGAGCTCATCGGTTACAATACTGACGGCAGAGGGTTCGTGGAGGCTTTAAAAGAAGTGGTGAAGCTTAAGGATAAGCATGTACTTATTATCGGTGCCGGTGGGGCTGCCAGGGCCATATTTTATACATTGGCATTGGAAGAAGGGGTGCAAATCGATATTTGTAATCGGACCGTATCCAAGGCAGAGGATTTAATTAAAGAATTCTCATTGGAGCGGATTGCACGAAGTATAACTGTCGATCAAGCCGCAAGGGAGATCCAACGTTATGATGTGGTAGTTCAGACCACTTCGGTGGGAATGCACCCGAAGATCAATGACATTCCATTGCCACTAAAATCGATTAAACACCATGCAGTATTTAGTGATATCATTTATAACCCGATAGAAACGAAGTTATTGCAAGAAGCAAAATCTATTGGTGCTATTACACAAAATGGGATTCATATGTTTGCCTATCAGGCAGCTTTAGCATTTGAAATTTGGACAGGGAAGTTCCCGGATACAGTTAGAATGAAAAAATTAGTAGAAGAACATCTAGGAGGAAAAACATGTTAA
- a CDS encoding YqeG family HAD IIIA-type phosphatase gives MIKYFLPAQHVKSVFEIKPMDLKEKGIKGIITDLDNTLVEWDRPEATPALIKWFKEMQEVGILVTIVSNNKLKRVKMFSDPLGINYIYGARKPMRRAFRRALKDMKLQKEEVVVIGDQLLTDVLGGNRIGLHTILVVPVAQTDGFITKFNRRLERRILSWMKRKGMINWED, from the coding sequence ATGATTAAGTATTTTCTACCTGCACAACACGTAAAGAGCGTGTTTGAAATAAAGCCAATGGATTTGAAAGAAAAGGGAATCAAAGGGATCATTACAGATCTAGACAATACGCTTGTCGAATGGGATCGACCGGAAGCGACTCCTGCATTGATTAAATGGTTTAAAGAAATGCAAGAGGTAGGCATCTTAGTGACGATTGTTTCCAATAATAAGTTAAAAAGAGTAAAGATGTTTTCTGACCCGCTTGGTATCAACTATATTTATGGAGCAAGAAAGCCAATGCGCCGTGCGTTTCGAAGAGCGTTGAAAGATATGAAACTTCAAAAAGAAGAAGTGGTAGTGATTGGAGACCAGCTTCTAACAGACGTGCTCGGAGGCAATAGGATTGGGTTACATACAATCCTTGTTGTTCCTGTTGCTCAAACGGACGGTTTTATTACAAAGTTCAACCGACGTCTAGAAAGACGAATCCTATCGTGGATGAAACGAAAAGGTATGATTAATTGGGAGGATTAA
- a CDS encoding phosphatidylserine decarboxylase: MLKSIYRLAIELTNHKFSSMAVKHFASSKLSKRFIPSFAKVYNINIEEMQEKIDTFPTLQQFFIRNLKPHVRPIDSGKNSIVSPVDAVIEKKGTITDALQLRAKGIDYSVGEMLSDPELAKKYMGGSYMVLYLSPSHYHKIHTPISGNVTKQWTLGGKSYPVNQMGLKYGKEPLAKNYRRLTEIEHNGKHVVVVKVGAMFVNSIELTHESEQLVKGEEMAYFSFGSTVILLFEKDGFMMEDTLKEKEEVRVGQRIGTWLS; this comes from the coding sequence TTGTTGAAAAGTATATACAGACTTGCTATTGAATTGACCAATCATAAGTTCTCTTCCATGGCTGTTAAGCATTTTGCCAGTTCGAAACTTAGCAAGCGGTTTATCCCGTCGTTTGCCAAGGTATACAATATTAATATAGAGGAAATGCAGGAAAAGATTGATACGTTCCCTACTCTGCAACAATTCTTCATCCGAAACTTAAAGCCTCATGTTAGGCCGATAGATTCTGGGAAAAACTCGATAGTAAGCCCAGTTGATGCCGTCATTGAAAAGAAAGGTACAATTACCGATGCTCTTCAACTGAGAGCAAAAGGGATCGATTATTCTGTTGGGGAAATGCTTTCAGATCCGGAATTAGCAAAAAAATATATGGGTGGTTCCTATATGGTCCTTTATTTAAGTCCAAGCCACTACCATAAAATTCATACACCTATTTCCGGGAATGTTACAAAACAATGGACGTTAGGTGGAAAATCCTATCCTGTTAATCAGATGGGATTAAAGTACGGAAAGGAACCGCTTGCCAAAAACTATCGCAGGTTAACGGAAATCGAACACAATGGGAAACACGTGGTGGTGGTGAAAGTTGGGGCGATGTTTGTTAATAGTATCGAGTTGACGCACGAAAGTGAGCAGCTTGTAAAAGGGGAAGAAATGGCGTATTTCTCTTTTGGCTCCACAGTTATTTTGTTGTTTGAGAAAGACGGTTTTATGATGGAGGATACATTGAAAGAGAAGGAAGAGGTAAGGGTCGGTCAAAGAATCGGTACTTGGCTAAGCTAG
- a CDS encoding helix-hairpin-helix domain-containing protein — MKEIWSVHKMKVLVSISVLALISVLGWSSLNESKSDSSMQQISFIEEVQGEEVGGNNSEEIEEPEEGEVVTQEVLIDIKGHVMQPGVYRMKIGDRIIDAVEKAGGFMEGADSDKVNLAALLADEMVIIVPKEGEVIDEVVQQPVTNESDLTGNSGGLVNINTASEEELTSLTGIGPSKAKAIVDYRKENGLFKKEEDIMQVSGIGQKSFEKLRNEITVAN, encoded by the coding sequence ATGAAAGAAATATGGTCTGTCCATAAAATGAAAGTATTGGTATCGATCAGCGTATTGGCGCTGATCTCCGTCCTTGGCTGGTCTAGTCTAAATGAAAGTAAATCTGACTCTTCCATGCAGCAGATAAGCTTTATCGAGGAAGTGCAAGGGGAGGAAGTGGGAGGAAACAACTCTGAAGAAATAGAAGAGCCTGAGGAAGGAGAGGTTGTCACTCAAGAAGTTCTTATTGATATAAAAGGTCATGTCATGCAGCCCGGCGTCTATCGAATGAAAATAGGGGACAGGATTATCGATGCGGTAGAAAAAGCAGGAGGGTTTATGGAGGGAGCCGACTCAGATAAAGTGAACTTGGCTGCGTTGTTAGCCGATGAAATGGTGATTATTGTTCCAAAAGAGGGCGAAGTGATTGATGAAGTCGTTCAGCAACCGGTGACAAATGAAAGCGATCTTACTGGAAACTCTGGCGGGCTAGTCAATATTAATACAGCATCTGAGGAAGAGCTGACAAGCTTAACTGGAATTGGCCCTTCAAAAGCAAAAGCGATTGTAGACTATAGAAAAGAAAATGGGCTGTTTAAGAAAGAAGAAGATATCATGCAGGTTTCTGGCATCGGTCAAAAGTCTTTTGAAAAATTAAGAAATGAAATAACGGTTGCAAATTGA
- the comER gene encoding late competence protein ComER, with translation MKIGMIGTGNMGRILVESFVDSKAVPPENITITNRSIEKAFKIQSKYPDLHVAETAEEVVRASDIIFLCVKPLDIHPLLTKINKNLTSDKCVISITSPVSVTQLQTLVTCQVARIIPSITNRALAGVTLVTFGDNVEEDYREFLLSICSKISTPIHIKENVTRVASDIVSCGPAFFSYILQRFIDGAVSETAISKEQATDLASQMIIGMGKLIEKDIYTLQTLQEKVCVKGGVTGEGIKVLENELGDVFHHVIQKTHEKFDEDITEVKKQFH, from the coding sequence ATGAAGATTGGAATGATCGGCACAGGCAACATGGGGAGAATCTTGGTTGAATCATTTGTCGACTCGAAAGCAGTACCTCCTGAAAATATCACCATAACTAATCGCTCAATAGAAAAGGCGTTTAAAATACAAAGTAAATACCCTGATCTACATGTTGCGGAGACTGCCGAAGAGGTGGTTAGAGCTTCTGATATTATTTTTTTATGTGTAAAGCCATTGGATATTCACCCCCTTTTAACAAAGATAAATAAAAACCTTACGTCTGATAAATGTGTCATTTCCATCACAAGCCCAGTTTCTGTCACACAACTTCAAACTTTGGTCACGTGCCAAGTGGCTAGAATTATCCCGAGCATTACCAACCGTGCACTAGCGGGAGTCACTTTAGTCACATTCGGAGATAATGTTGAGGAGGACTACCGAGAATTCCTGCTTTCCATTTGTTCGAAAATCTCTACACCGATTCATATTAAGGAAAACGTTACGAGAGTTGCCTCTGATATAGTGAGCTGCGGACCTGCATTTTTCAGCTATATTTTACAAAGGTTCATAGACGGAGCGGTAAGTGAGACGGCCATTTCCAAGGAACAGGCGACAGATCTGGCAAGCCAGATGATCATCGGCATGGGGAAATTAATTGAAAAGGATATTTATACATTACAGACTTTACAAGAAAAGGTATGTGTTAAGGGTGGTGTCACCGGAGAAGGTATCAAGGTGTTAGAAAACGAGCTTGGTGATGTGTTCCATCATGTTATACAGAAGACGCATGAGAAGTTTGATGAAGATATTACAGAGGTTAAAAAACAGTTTCACTAA
- the yqeH gene encoding ribosome biogenesis GTPase YqeH, with protein MEEQIVCYGCGVAIQTENPEGLGYAPPSSLDKEAVICKRCFRLKHYNEIQDVSLTDDDFIRILNSIGQTQGLVVKIVDIFDFDGSWLPGLHRFVGNNKVLLVGNKVDLLPKSVKPNKVINWMKQAAKELGLKPEDVFLISADKGTGVKELAQAIEDYREEKDVYVVGCTNVGKSTFINRIIREFSGEEDVITTSQFPGTTLDMIDIPLDNGASLFDTPGIINRHQMAHFIDKKELKIISPKKEIKPKIFQLNEGQTLFFGGLARFDYVKGGRNSFTCYVSNDLYIHRTKLENADNVYKEHLGDLLQPPGKDVVESFPELVAHEFTIKEEKTDIVFSGLGWVTINEPGIKVVAHVPKGVGVMVRKSLI; from the coding sequence ATGGAAGAACAAATAGTATGTTACGGGTGTGGAGTCGCTATTCAGACAGAAAACCCAGAAGGTTTGGGTTATGCGCCACCTTCCTCATTAGATAAGGAAGCGGTTATCTGTAAAAGGTGCTTTCGCCTGAAGCATTACAATGAAATTCAAGATGTTTCCCTGACAGATGATGATTTTATCCGCATTTTAAATTCCATCGGTCAAACACAAGGCTTAGTGGTCAAGATTGTCGATATATTCGATTTTGACGGCAGTTGGTTGCCTGGTTTACACCGATTTGTCGGAAACAACAAAGTATTGCTCGTTGGTAATAAAGTGGACTTACTGCCAAAGTCAGTTAAGCCAAATAAAGTAATCAATTGGATGAAGCAAGCAGCAAAAGAGCTCGGCCTGAAACCCGAGGATGTTTTCCTGATTAGTGCGGATAAAGGAACTGGTGTGAAAGAGCTGGCTCAGGCCATTGAAGATTATCGCGAAGAGAAAGATGTATATGTTGTTGGTTGTACAAACGTAGGAAAATCGACCTTTATCAACCGCATCATCCGTGAATTCTCTGGCGAAGAAGATGTCATCACAACATCCCAGTTCCCTGGTACGACGCTTGATATGATAGACATTCCATTGGATAATGGAGCATCACTGTTTGATACACCTGGGATTATCAATCGTCATCAGATGGCGCATTTTATTGATAAAAAAGAACTGAAAATCATTTCGCCTAAAAAAGAAATCAAACCAAAGATTTTTCAATTAAATGAAGGTCAAACATTATTCTTTGGCGGATTAGCACGATTTGATTATGTAAAAGGCGGGCGTAATTCTTTTACATGCTACGTTTCAAATGACCTTTATATTCATCGTACAAAGCTTGAAAATGCTGACAATGTTTATAAAGAACACTTAGGTGATTTACTGCAGCCACCTGGAAAAGACGTTGTAGAATCATTCCCTGAACTGGTCGCACATGAGTTTACAATTAAAGAGGAGAAAACGGATATTGTCTTCTCTGGACTCGGTTGGGTTACCATCAATGAACCTGGAATTAAAGTGGTAGCTCACGTACCAAAAGGGGTAGGGGTCATGGTAAGAAAATCGTTGATCTAA
- a CDS encoding M3 family oligoendopeptidase translates to MTTKTYSETWDLDVFFQGGSNSEEFHTYLIEIHTELGKFEKQIESFSTDNLEEILVSYENVVKKVVQASAFISCLLAQDVKDKAASQLQGKVAQLHAKLQVQLGALDEKLVEVDGATWASLIQREVFQPLEYVLNERRRRASDKLPAAQEKLVTSLAVDGYHAWGKLYNSIVGTIKIPVEENGEVKELSVGQAHNRFSNGDRSVRKKVSDAWKKAWEGQAETIAAALNHLAGFRLQVYEQRGWDSVLKEPLENNRMKQETLDTMWQVITDHKGTLKKYLERKAELLGLEKLNMYDVSAPLSSEETILSYQEGAEFIIEQFSKFGPELTEFTKKSFEDSWIEAEDRAGKRPGGFCTSFPVSGQSRIFMTYSGTLSNVSTLAHELGHAFHQHAMHGVPTLNRFYASNVAETASTFAEMIVADAAVKYAKDEQEKISLLEDKIQRSVAFYMNIHARFLFETRFYDERKNGLVSVEKLNELMVEAQKEAYCDALGEYDPTFWASKMHFFITQVPFYNFPYTFGYLFSLGIYSQALEEGTNYEEKYIALLKDTASMTVEDLAMKHLGVDLTQRDFWEKAVKKSLEDVEEFLQLTSK, encoded by the coding sequence GTGACAACAAAAACATACAGTGAAACTTGGGATTTAGATGTATTTTTCCAAGGAGGAAGCAATTCAGAAGAATTCCATACATATTTAATAGAAATACACACAGAACTTGGTAAGTTTGAAAAGCAAATAGAATCATTCTCGACTGATAATCTTGAGGAAATCTTGGTTTCTTATGAAAATGTCGTTAAAAAAGTAGTACAAGCTTCCGCATTCATCAGCTGTTTGCTTGCACAGGACGTTAAGGACAAAGCTGCTTCACAACTTCAAGGTAAAGTAGCACAACTGCATGCCAAGTTACAGGTTCAGCTAGGTGCATTGGATGAGAAGCTAGTTGAAGTGGATGGAGCGACATGGGCAAGTCTTATTCAAAGAGAAGTCTTCCAACCATTAGAATATGTTTTAAATGAGAGAAGAAGAAGAGCTAGTGACAAACTACCTGCAGCACAAGAGAAGCTGGTAACTTCGTTAGCTGTAGACGGTTATCATGCTTGGGGGAAATTATACAACTCCATCGTTGGTACTATTAAGATACCGGTTGAGGAAAATGGAGAAGTGAAAGAGCTATCTGTCGGCCAAGCACATAATCGTTTTTCAAATGGTGATCGCAGTGTTCGAAAGAAAGTTTCGGATGCATGGAAAAAAGCGTGGGAAGGCCAAGCAGAAACAATCGCCGCTGCTTTAAACCATCTTGCAGGATTCCGCCTGCAGGTATATGAACAAAGAGGCTGGGACTCTGTGCTGAAGGAACCGCTTGAGAACAATAGAATGAAGCAAGAAACGCTAGATACGATGTGGCAAGTGATCACCGACCATAAAGGCACATTGAAAAAGTACCTAGAACGCAAGGCGGAGCTTTTAGGACTTGAAAAATTGAATATGTATGATGTTTCTGCGCCATTATCTTCAGAAGAGACGATTCTTTCTTATCAAGAGGGAGCAGAGTTCATCATTGAACAGTTCTCCAAGTTCGGACCAGAACTTACGGAATTTACAAAGAAATCATTCGAAGACAGCTGGATTGAGGCAGAAGATAGAGCAGGAAAGCGACCGGGTGGATTCTGCACAAGTTTCCCAGTATCCGGTCAATCAAGAATTTTCATGACATACTCTGGTACTCTTTCAAATGTCTCCACTTTGGCTCATGAATTGGGACACGCTTTCCACCAGCATGCTATGCACGGAGTTCCAACCTTGAACCGTTTTTACGCAAGTAATGTGGCAGAGACGGCTTCTACGTTTGCAGAAATGATTGTAGCGGATGCTGCAGTTAAATATGCGAAGGATGAGCAAGAAAAAATCTCTCTTCTAGAAGACAAGATTCAACGCAGTGTTGCATTCTACATGAATATCCATGCTCGCTTCCTTTTCGAGACAAGATTCTATGACGAACGCAAAAACGGATTGGTAAGTGTGGAAAAGTTAAACGAACTTATGGTAGAAGCGCAAAAAGAAGCATATTGCGACGCACTAGGGGAGTACGATCCAACATTCTGGGCATCCAAAATGCACTTCTTTATCACACAAGTTCCTTTTTATAACTTCCCTTATACGTTTGGTTATTTGTTCTCATTGGGCATCTATTCCCAAGCATTAGAAGAAGGAACGAACTATGAAGAAAAATACATTGCACTATTGAAAGATACAGCTTCCATGACAGTGGAAGATTTAGCGATGAAGCATTTGGGTGTCGATTTGACACAAAGAGACTTCTGGGAAAAGGCTGTCAAAAAATCGCTTGAAGATGTGGAAGAATTCTTACAACTTACAAGCAAATAG
- a CDS encoding class I SAM-dependent DNA methyltransferase, producing MAYGQFAYIYDQLMQDVPYDEWVSFVQTVKQKYMADDSDRFCVVDVGCGTGELAIRFAQAGWEVSGVDLSESMLAIAHEKASASGLSIPLFEQNMAELEGFKDVDCITIFCDSLNYLESEEDVKNTFKSAFNQLKVGGLLLFDVHSLYKMTQVFMNNTFTSVEEDVSYIWNSFPGEHPNSVEHELSFFVKEDESDRYLRFDELHFQRTFNVETYKKWLEEAGFSVKSITGDYSTDHMADHAERVFFVAQK from the coding sequence ATGGCTTACGGTCAATTTGCCTATATTTATGATCAATTAATGCAGGACGTTCCTTATGACGAGTGGGTCTCCTTTGTCCAAACCGTTAAACAAAAGTATATGGCTGATGATTCTGATCGCTTTTGTGTCGTAGATGTTGGTTGTGGGACAGGAGAGCTTGCTATTCGCTTTGCTCAAGCAGGATGGGAAGTGTCAGGTGTTGACCTTTCGGAAAGCATGTTGGCCATTGCTCATGAAAAAGCTTCGGCTTCAGGACTATCCATCCCTCTTTTTGAGCAAAACATGGCAGAACTTGAAGGCTTTAAGGATGTGGATTGTATCACGATTTTTTGTGACTCGTTAAATTACTTGGAGTCAGAAGAAGACGTGAAAAACACCTTTAAATCCGCCTTCAACCAGCTGAAAGTGGGCGGACTGCTGCTTTTTGATGTTCACTCCCTTTATAAAATGACACAAGTGTTTATGAACAATACTTTTACGAGTGTCGAAGAAGATGTGTCATATATTTGGAACAGTTTTCCTGGAGAACATCCAAATAGTGTGGAACATGAGCTGTCCTTTTTTGTAAAAGAAGATGAATCAGACCGCTATTTGCGTTTTGACGAACTGCATTTCCAACGGACTTTCAATGTGGAAACATATAAAAAGTGGTTAGAAGAAGCAGGATTTTCCGTCAAGTCCATAACTGGCGATTATTCAACCGACCATATGGCTGACCATGCAGAAAGAGTGTTCTTTGTTGCACAAAAATAG
- the sigK gene encoding RNA polymerase sporulation sigma factor SigK: MSSILASVGYLIKELVFLVSYVKNNAFPQPLSSGDEAKYLKLMAEGNEEARNLLIEHNLRLVAHIVKKFENTGEDSEDLISIGTIGLIKAIESFHSGKGTKLATYAARCIENEILMHLRALKKTKKDVSLHDPIGQDKEGNEISLIDVLKSESEDVIDTIQLNMELEKIKVYIDVLDEREREVIVGRFGLDLKDEKTQREIAKELGISRSYVSRIEKRALMKMFHEFYRAEKEKKKQ, translated from the coding sequence GTGTCAAGCATATTAGCATCGGTAGGATACTTAATCAAAGAACTTGTTTTCCTAGTTTCTTACGTCAAGAACAATGCATTTCCACAACCATTGTCATCAGGGGATGAAGCGAAATACCTGAAATTGATGGCAGAAGGGAATGAAGAGGCAAGGAATCTACTTATTGAGCATAACCTGAGACTTGTGGCGCATATTGTGAAAAAGTTCGAGAATACAGGAGAAGATTCAGAAGATCTGATTTCGATCGGGACGATTGGGTTGATAAAAGCGATTGAAAGCTTCCACTCCGGAAAGGGGACGAAGCTAGCAACCTATGCTGCTCGTTGTATTGAGAATGAAATACTGATGCATTTAAGGGCGCTTAAGAAAACAAAAAAAGATGTTTCTTTACACGATCCCATTGGTCAAGATAAGGAAGGGAACGAAATCAGTTTAATAGATGTGCTTAAATCCGAATCTGAGGATGTCATCGATACCATCCAGCTAAATATGGAATTGGAAAAGATAAAGGTATACATTGATGTGCTGGATGAAAGGGAACGAGAGGTCATTGTCGGCCGATTTGGACTTGATCTTAAAGATGAAAAAACGCAACGTGAAATAGCAAAAGAACTAGGCATTTCCAGAAGCTATGTATCACGGATCGAAAAGCGTGCCCTCATGAAAATGTTCCACGAATTCTACCGAGCCGAAAAGGAAAAGAAAAAACAATAA
- the yhbY gene encoding ribosome assembly RNA-binding protein YhbY, which produces MLTGKQKRFLRAEAHHLDPIFQVGKGGVNENMTKQISEALEVRELLKVSVLQNCDEDRKDVAQELVAGTKAELVQVIGSTIILYKESKENKQIVLPR; this is translated from the coding sequence ATGTTAACAGGTAAACAAAAGAGATTTTTACGAGCAGAAGCACATCATCTTGATCCGATTTTTCAAGTAGGAAAAGGCGGAGTAAATGAGAATATGACAAAGCAGATTTCAGAAGCTTTAGAAGTAAGAGAGCTATTGAAGGTCAGTGTGCTGCAAAACTGTGATGAAGACCGTAAAGATGTGGCCCAAGAACTTGTTGCCGGTACGAAGGCTGAACTAGTACAAGTTATCGGAAGTACAATCATACTTTATAAAGAATCAAAAGAAAACAAACAAATCGTTTTACCAAGATAA
- the yqeK gene encoding bis(5'-nucleosyl)-tetraphosphatase (symmetrical) YqeK — protein sequence MKEQLTERRYVHTIGVMEAAIELAERYGVDKDKAELAAIFHDYAKFRDKEEMRRIIIDQKMPQDLLQFHDELWHAPVGAYLVEKEAGVSDDEVLEAIRCHTSGKINMSTLDKVLYVADYIEPGRDFPGVEQVRESAKSSLDIAVIQAMKNTITYLLTRNQPVYPDTFHAYNDMTMKVKERKLT from the coding sequence GTGAAAGAGCAATTAACAGAGCGGCGTTATGTTCATACAATTGGAGTCATGGAAGCTGCGATAGAACTTGCGGAGCGATATGGCGTTGATAAAGACAAAGCAGAGCTTGCTGCCATTTTCCATGATTACGCCAAGTTTCGCGATAAAGAGGAAATGCGCAGGATCATCATCGATCAAAAGATGCCCCAGGATTTGTTGCAGTTTCATGATGAACTATGGCATGCCCCTGTTGGTGCGTATCTTGTGGAAAAAGAAGCTGGGGTTTCAGATGACGAAGTTCTTGAAGCGATACGATGCCATACTTCGGGTAAAATAAACATGAGTACGTTGGATAAGGTTTTGTATGTAGCCGATTATATCGAACCTGGGCGGGACTTTCCCGGAGTTGAACAAGTTAGGGAATCTGCTAAGTCCTCGCTTGATATTGCCGTTATCCAGGCTATGAAGAATACGATTACATACTTATTAACGCGTAATCAACCAGTCTATCCCGATACATTCCATGCTTATAACGATATGACTATGAAGGTAAAAGAAAGGAAGTTAACATAA
- the rsfS gene encoding ribosome silencing factor, protein MSNELLQLAAKAADDKRAEELVALNMQGISLVSDYFLICHGNSDKQVQAIARAIKEVAEENGQHVRRMEGFDEARWILVDLGDVVAHVFHKDERGYYNLERLWGDAPREDIQIELT, encoded by the coding sequence ATGTCAAACGAATTATTACAGCTCGCAGCAAAGGCTGCAGATGATAAACGTGCAGAAGAATTGGTTGCATTAAATATGCAGGGGATTTCCCTTGTTTCAGATTATTTCTTGATTTGCCACGGTAACTCAGACAAACAAGTCCAGGCTATTGCCCGTGCGATTAAAGAAGTGGCAGAAGAAAACGGTCAACATGTACGCAGAATGGAAGGCTTTGATGAAGCTCGCTGGATCCTTGTGGACCTAGGTGATGTCGTTGCCCATGTGTTCCATAAAGATGAGCGAGGCTATTACAACCTAGAACGTCTTTGGGGAGACGCTCCTCGAGAAGATATTCAAATAGAGTTAACGTAA
- a CDS encoding ComE operon protein 2, whose protein sequence is MTTRISWDQYFMAQSHLLALRSTCTRLAVGATIVRDKRIIAGGYNGSIAGGVHCIDEGCYVIDNHCVRTIHAEMNALLQCSKFGVPTTGAEIYVTHFPCLHCCKAIIQAGIKTVYYAMEYKNHPYALEMFEQADVRVEQVELVEMAVSLNDPEKIGFINNLIERLEESGASDEEIKSWYERSTDLFSKKG, encoded by the coding sequence ATGACGACGAGAATCTCATGGGATCAATATTTTATGGCACAAAGCCATTTGCTTGCATTACGCAGTACATGTACAAGACTTGCCGTTGGAGCTACAATTGTCCGCGACAAACGAATTATCGCAGGTGGTTATAACGGCTCCATAGCAGGTGGTGTTCATTGCATCGATGAAGGATGTTATGTCATTGACAACCATTGTGTACGCACCATTCATGCAGAAATGAATGCGTTGCTTCAATGCTCCAAGTTTGGTGTACCTACAACTGGTGCAGAAATTTATGTTACACATTTTCCCTGCCTGCACTGTTGTAAAGCCATCATTCAGGCGGGAATCAAAACCGTTTACTACGCAATGGAATACAAGAACCATCCATATGCTTTGGAGATGTTTGAGCAAGCCGATGTGAGAGTGGAACAGGTGGAACTTGTTGAGATGGCAGTTAGTTTGAATGACCCTGAGAAAATAGGATTCATAAACAATCTGATTGAAAGGCTGGAGGAGTCCGGTGCAAGTGATGAAGAAATAAAGAGCTGGTACGAGCGTTCTACCGATTTATTCAGTAAAAAAGGATAG
- a CDS encoding sporulation histidine kinase inhibitor Sda, producing MRKLSDELLLESYHKATELKLSTDFILLIELEIKRRSLSYKIKATS from the coding sequence ATGAGAAAACTTTCCGATGAACTTTTACTAGAATCCTATCACAAAGCGACCGAATTAAAATTAAGCACAGATTTTATTCTACTGATCGAGTTAGAAATTAAACGCCGTTCCCTAAGCTACAAAATAAAAGCAACATCTTAA